The following proteins are encoded in a genomic region of Sphingobacteriaceae bacterium:
- a CDS encoding GerAB/ArcD/ProY family transporter produces the protein MGSPFRVSSWQLFVLVFFTSFCMTPFGFDALHTRWNRHMWVPALAQVAVTLVGSLGVISLLRRFPRQDVFSLAQQVMGPLLGRLYVFALGLYMFLWGPVGNLNTFVQLVNGTELPRTDPLLIAGFMGAVAMYGAWYGSEVVGRVGELWIWSLAPFIFLITLLSYTAGDLHRLLPLTGIPWERAAEGYFWSFALGIRGFILALAMAGMVGTSRRFHRSIVAGAMLSALAVTLMVMLPHTTFSRETLQMTRFHFPVIEALSLLDLSAVGLLSTVSLTIIGWTVIAWVVVASSLTLSAYLWARVLGIKSFRWLVVPLAVLGVWLSRLPMTTDLMEFFTNLWSGLGYGVGVAGPWLLLLVARLRGVPAGVGEDGHEPA, from the coding sequence ATGGGCAGCCCCTTTCGCGTCTCCTCCTGGCAGTTGTTCGTACTGGTTTTCTTTACATCTTTTTGCATGACCCCCTTCGGCTTCGATGCCCTGCACACCCGCTGGAACCGGCACATGTGGGTGCCCGCCCTCGCCCAGGTTGCGGTGACTTTGGTGGGCAGCCTGGGGGTCATCTCGCTCCTGCGGCGCTTCCCCCGGCAGGATGTTTTCAGCCTGGCTCAACAGGTGATGGGCCCCCTCTTGGGCCGCCTGTACGTTTTCGCCTTGGGCCTGTACATGTTTTTGTGGGGCCCCGTGGGCAACTTGAACACCTTCGTCCAGTTGGTCAACGGCACGGAGCTGCCCCGCACCGACCCCCTGTTGATCGCGGGATTCATGGGGGCCGTGGCTATGTACGGGGCCTGGTACGGCAGCGAGGTGGTGGGCCGGGTGGGGGAGCTATGGATTTGGTCCCTGGCCCCGTTCATCTTTCTCATAACCCTCCTCAGCTACACCGCCGGCGACCTGCATCGCCTGCTGCCCTTAACGGGCATCCCCTGGGAAAGAGCGGCCGAAGGGTACTTCTGGTCTTTTGCGTTGGGGATTCGCGGCTTCATCTTGGCCCTGGCCATGGCCGGCATGGTAGGCACCAGCCGCCGCTTCCACCGCTCCATCGTGGCCGGGGCCATGCTTTCCGCCTTGGCGGTCACTCTGATGGTGATGCTGCCCCACACTACCTTTTCCCGGGAAACCCTTCAAATGACCCGTTTTCATTTCCCCGTCATCGAAGCCTTGAGCCTGCTGGATCTTTCCGCCGTAGGCCTGTTGAGCACCGTCAGTCTGACCATCATCGGCTGGACGGTTATCGCGTGGGTGGTGGTGGCTTCCAGCCTGACCCTCAGCGCCTATCTTTGGGCCCGGGTGTTGGGCATCAAATCCTTTCGCTGGCTGGTGGTTCCCCTGGCCGTTCTAGGCGTGTGGCTCTCCCGCTTACCCATGACCACCGACCTGATGGAGTTCTTTACCAACCTATGGTCGGGTTTAGGCTACGGCGTGGGCGTGGCGGGGCCGTGGCTATTACTGTTGGTGGCCAGACTGCGGGGCGTTCCCGCTGGTGTCGGGGAGGATGGCCATGAACCGGCCTGA